One Sodalinema gerasimenkoae IPPAS B-353 DNA segment encodes these proteins:
- a CDS encoding DUF309 domain-containing protein, which produces MMTEFPPEFWQGIEEFNRGEFYACHDTLEAIWLESVDPEKKFYQGILQIGVGFYHLSNHNWKGCLMLLGEGTNRLRYYRPEYGEIDVEGLFSETLEILQTLQEAGEERTAEFASKYGLTRELPEIPLPKVRKVSS; this is translated from the coding sequence ATCATGACGGAGTTTCCACCAGAATTTTGGCAAGGGATTGAGGAATTTAATCGAGGTGAGTTCTACGCTTGTCACGACACCCTAGAAGCCATTTGGCTCGAATCTGTTGACCCAGAAAAGAAGTTTTATCAAGGCATTTTACAAATTGGAGTGGGATTTTATCACCTCAGTAATCATAACTGGAAAGGCTGTTTAATGTTGTTAGGGGAAGGAACCAATCGCCTACGTTATTATCGTCCCGAATATGGTGAGATTGATGTAGAAGGGTTATTTTCTGAAACCTTAGAAATTTTGCAAACCTTGCAAGAGGCGGGAGAGGAAAGAACGGCAGAGTTTGCGAGCAAGTATGGGTTAACGAGAGAGTTGCCGGAAATACCCTTACCTAAAGTGAGGAAAGTGTCGTCGTGA
- a CDS encoding AAA family ATPase, with translation MTLIRQVEIRGFKSIYSTSLELGRVNCLIGANGAGKSNLLEALGVLGAAANGVVDDESLLRRGVRAGLPRLYKSSFASDRTPAHIAISVTGSKHETYRVSLLNPLDSPEPAWSYKTEVLSDGETEILSQGVRNKKNLNPKAGLAALERVHLNRTNLAAQLMQRLQEFAIYCPNTPTLRGILPDQQSRIPVGLSGGQLAEGFASLRHHFQSQGNTGEEILDQVLELIDWVLDIETTVSGSNLLSPKIPRTKRLLKFSDRFMNPSRNELTAYDASEGALYVIFAALLCLLPQAPQLLAIDNLDQALNPRLLVRLMSRLAGWLRHNEGDRQLLLTAHNPAALDGLDLTDPEVRLFGVERNSNGQTCIRRVTLTPELTELNQQYPLSRLWLMGHLGAVPNV, from the coding sequence ATGACACTAATCCGCCAGGTCGAAATCCGGGGCTTTAAGTCCATTTATTCCACAAGCCTAGAATTGGGCCGGGTGAACTGCTTGATTGGTGCAAATGGAGCGGGAAAAAGTAACCTATTAGAAGCGTTAGGTGTGTTGGGGGCAGCGGCTAATGGAGTTGTTGATGATGAGAGTTTACTGCGTCGCGGCGTACGAGCAGGTCTACCCCGACTTTATAAAAGCTCATTTGCCAGCGATCGCACTCCGGCTCATATTGCCATTAGTGTAACTGGCTCAAAACACGAAACCTATCGCGTTTCTTTACTCAATCCTCTGGACTCTCCTGAACCGGCGTGGTCTTATAAAACTGAAGTTCTCAGTGATGGTGAGACCGAGATTCTTTCTCAGGGAGTCCGCAACAAGAAAAACCTGAATCCAAAAGCTGGTTTAGCCGCCTTAGAACGGGTGCATCTCAACCGCACAAATCTTGCGGCTCAACTCATGCAACGCCTTCAGGAGTTTGCGATTTATTGCCCGAATACCCCCACTCTACGGGGGATTTTACCCGATCAACAATCCCGGATTCCTGTTGGCCTCAGTGGTGGACAATTGGCTGAGGGGTTTGCGAGCCTGCGTCACCATTTTCAGAGTCAGGGGAATACGGGTGAGGAGATTCTTGATCAGGTGCTGGAGTTGATTGACTGGGTGCTTGACATCGAGACAACCGTTTCTGGGAGCAATTTATTGTCGCCTAAGATCCCACGCACGAAGCGACTCCTGAAATTCAGCGATCGCTTTATGAATCCCAGTCGCAATGAACTCACCGCCTATGATGCGAGTGAGGGCGCACTTTACGTGATTTTTGCAGCCTTGCTGTGCCTGTTGCCCCAAGCGCCTCAATTGCTTGCAATTGATAATCTGGACCAAGCTCTTAATCCTCGGTTGCTTGTCCGGTTGATGTCGCGTCTTGCTGGCTGGCTTCGACATAATGAGGGTGATCGCCAACTGTTGTTGACGGCCCATAATCCCGCTGCTTTGGATGGATTGGATTTAACCGATCCCGAGGTGCGCCTCTTTGGGGTGGAACGCAACAGTAATGGACAAACCTGTATCCGCCGTGTCACACTCACCCCTGAACTCACTGAACTGAATCAGCAATATCCCCTCTCACGGCTTTGGTTAATGGGTCATCTAGGAGCCGTTCCCAATGTCTGA
- a CDS encoding DUF58 domain-containing protein, with the protein MKRQLQKFGDWLERRWVQPAFAGWLCLGLSLFYLGSAANTMSGWLYAISGASLALLGIAAILPPRSLRRLQLKRQSIDPVSCGESLTVILEVHNPQRRSKLLLQLHDEIPPRLGTPPQRVIESLPGGETLRWIYQHRAAQRGIYHWHQVSLRTAAPLGLFWCRRSRQVPGKAIVYPRVLPLQRCPLIDGIGQEDNPVFSAYERQVQPASEGLTRALRPYRFGDPMRMIHWRTSARYGELRVRELEVFQSGLDAVIALDTAAHWNAEDFEQGAIAAASLYFYATQIQLNVRLWTAKTGLVHGHRVVLETLAGASFGESEAAEPIGDRPTLWLTPNAATLDNLSASSRWIFWGQSVPPSLASAGLTIDPDKDLQRQLQSLLK; encoded by the coding sequence GTGAAACGACAATTACAAAAATTTGGCGATTGGCTAGAACGTCGTTGGGTGCAGCCGGCCTTTGCCGGTTGGTTATGTCTGGGACTGTCCCTGTTTTATCTCGGTTCCGCTGCCAATACCATGTCTGGCTGGCTATATGCCATTAGTGGCGCATCCTTGGCCCTGTTGGGAATCGCGGCAATTCTCCCCCCGCGATCGCTACGCCGTCTGCAACTCAAACGCCAGTCTATCGATCCCGTCAGTTGTGGGGAATCCCTGACCGTCATTTTAGAGGTTCATAATCCCCAACGTCGCTCAAAACTTCTCTTACAACTGCACGATGAGATTCCCCCCCGCTTGGGAACCCCACCGCAACGAGTGATTGAATCTCTCCCTGGGGGGGAGACGCTGCGCTGGATTTATCAGCATCGGGCCGCGCAACGGGGAATTTACCATTGGCATCAGGTTAGCCTACGCACGGCGGCGCCGCTGGGATTGTTTTGGTGTCGGCGATCGCGCCAGGTTCCGGGAAAGGCGATCGTCTATCCCCGAGTTCTCCCCCTACAACGCTGTCCCCTCATCGATGGAATTGGCCAGGAAGACAATCCCGTCTTTTCCGCCTATGAACGTCAGGTTCAACCGGCCTCAGAAGGCTTAACTCGCGCCTTACGTCCCTATCGCTTCGGCGATCCCATGCGCATGATTCACTGGCGCACCTCGGCCCGCTATGGGGAGTTACGGGTGCGGGAGTTGGAAGTGTTCCAGAGTGGACTCGATGCAGTAATTGCATTGGATACGGCGGCCCATTGGAATGCAGAAGACTTTGAACAGGGGGCGATCGCCGCTGCGTCTCTGTATTTCTATGCCACTCAGATTCAACTGAATGTGCGTCTTTGGACGGCAAAAACCGGCTTAGTCCACGGTCATCGAGTGGTGCTAGAAACCTTAGCTGGGGCAAGTTTTGGCGAGTCGGAAGCGGCTGAACCCATCGGCGATCGCCCCACCCTCTGGCTAACCCCCAACGCCGCCACCTTAGACAACCTCAGCGCCAGCAGTCGCTGGATATTCTGGGGCCAGTCTGTTCCCCCCAGCTTAGCCAGTGCTGGACTCACTATCGACCCTGACAAGGATTTGCAACGTCAGCTACAATCACTGTTGAAGTAA